A portion of the Pseudomonas sp. GR 6-02 genome contains these proteins:
- a CDS encoding MFS transporter, whose translation MTAHIDPQPGRFSRSDYKTLGLAALGGALEIYDFIIFVFFALTLSQLFFPPEMPEWLRLLQSFGIFVTGYLARPLGGILMAHFADRVGRKRVFSLSILMMALPCLLIGIMPTYEQIGYWAPLTLLLLRVLQGAAVGGEVPSAWVFVAEHAPVRRRGYALGVLQAGLTFGYLLGALTATLLARLYSPAEILDFAWRLPFLLGGVFGVIGVWLRRWLSETPVFMALQARRELDAEFPLRTVLRDHRKSILPAMLLTCVLTSAVVVLVVITPTVMQKSFGMSASHTFALSSLGIVFLNIGCVLAGLLVDRIGAWRAVLVYSLLLPVGTAVLYASLISGGYWISVAYALAGLTCGVVGAVPSVMVGLFPTRIRVSGISFTYNIAYALWASTTPLLLIGLMPWSPWVCVGYCVVMGAVGALMALFFGFRSSSVADVSVVPGA comes from the coding sequence ATGACGGCCCACATTGATCCACAACCCGGTCGCTTTTCCCGGTCTGACTACAAGACCCTGGGCCTGGCGGCGCTGGGTGGTGCGCTGGAAATCTACGACTTCATCATCTTTGTGTTCTTCGCCCTGACCCTCAGCCAGTTGTTCTTTCCGCCAGAGATGCCTGAGTGGCTGCGCTTGCTGCAAAGTTTCGGAATTTTCGTCACCGGCTATCTGGCCCGTCCGCTGGGCGGCATCCTGATGGCGCATTTCGCAGACCGGGTGGGGCGCAAGCGGGTGTTCAGCCTGAGCATCCTGATGATGGCTTTGCCCTGCCTGTTGATCGGAATCATGCCGACCTACGAACAGATCGGTTACTGGGCGCCCTTGACGCTGCTTCTGTTGCGGGTGCTGCAAGGCGCCGCTGTGGGCGGCGAAGTGCCTAGCGCCTGGGTGTTCGTGGCCGAGCATGCACCGGTCAGGCGTCGTGGCTATGCCCTGGGTGTGCTGCAGGCCGGATTAACATTTGGCTATCTGCTGGGGGCACTGACCGCAACCCTCCTGGCGCGGCTCTATAGCCCCGCCGAGATACTCGACTTCGCCTGGCGCCTCCCCTTCCTGCTGGGTGGTGTATTCGGGGTGATCGGGGTCTGGCTGCGGCGCTGGCTGAGTGAAACCCCGGTATTCATGGCCTTGCAGGCGCGACGTGAGTTGGATGCGGAGTTTCCATTACGGACAGTATTGCGCGATCACCGCAAATCCATCCTGCCGGCGATGCTTTTGACCTGTGTGTTGACATCGGCGGTGGTGGTGCTGGTGGTGATCACCCCGACTGTCATGCAGAAGAGCTTCGGCATGAGCGCCAGCCATACGTTCGCGCTGAGCAGCCTGGGCATAGTGTTCCTGAATATCGGCTGTGTACTGGCTGGATTACTGGTGGACCGGATCGGCGCCTGGCGCGCGGTGCTGGTTTATAGCCTGCTGCTGCCGGTGGGGACCGCGGTGCTTTACGCCAGCCTGATCAGTGGCGGCTACTGGATCAGCGTGGCCTATGCGCTGGCCGGCCTGACCTGCGGCGTAGTGGGTGCGGTGCCCTCGGTAATGGTGGGGTTGTTTCCGACCCGGATCCGGGTGTCCGGTATCTCCTTTACCTACAATATTGCCTACGCACTCTGGGCCAGTACCACACCGCTTCTGCTGATCGGACTGATGCCGTGGAGCCCTTGGGTCTGCGTAGGCTATTGCGTGGTCATGGGGGCCGTCGGGGCACTCATGGCGTTGTTCTTCGGCTTTCGCTCCTCGTCGGTGGCTGACGTTTCGGTGGTTCCAGGCGCCTGA